The bacterium genome segment GGCCACCGGCTGCTCGCCGCGTCCGTGAGCGTGCTCGTGCTGCTGACCGCGGTGCTGGCGTGGCGCGTGCGGCGGGCGGTACCGGGAAGCGGGCGTCTCGCGCTGACCGTCCTGGTGCTGGTCGCCGTACAGATCGTGCTCGGCGGCCTGACCGTCAAGTGGCGGCTCACGCCGGGCCTCGTGGCCACCCATCTCGGCGTGGCGATGCTGTTCCTTGCGGGGCTGCTCGCCCAGGCATCCAACGCGCTGCGCCCCACCGGCGCCTCCGCACCGGCCGGATTCCGCCGGCTGGCGCTCGGCGCCGCGGCGGCGACCTTTGTGATGATCTTGATCGGCGGCTACGTCGGCTCGAGCGGCGCCGCGCTGGCATGCCCGAGCCTGCCGTTCTGCCGGGGGGGCGTCGTGCTACCGCCCGACGCCCCCTCGCAGATCCACATGCTGCACCGATTCTGGGCGCTCGTCGTGACCGCGCTCGTGGTCTGGACCGCCGTCGCGGCGACGCGGCTGCGCGTCCGCCGCCTGGTGGTCGCGGCGCATCTCGCGCTGCTGTGCGTCGTGCTGCAGATCGCCGCCGGGGTGCTGAACGTCGCGACGCGGCTCGCGCCGGCCGTGCAGAGCGTACACCTCGGGCTCGCGGCCGCGCTGTTCGCGGCGCTCGTCGTCGCCACGGCGCTCGCCGGGCCGGCACCGGAGCCCGCGGCCGCCGCGTCCCGCCGCTCCCACTCGCCGGCCGGCGCGCGGCGGCCAATGCCGACGATCGCCGGCGGGTCCATCGACGAACCGATCGCCGCCGATGCGCTCGGCTGGGCTGAAGAAGAGAACCGGACCCCCCTTGCGCGGGCGGCCGCCACGGCGCGCGACTACCTCGCATTGATGAAGCCGCGGATCATCCTGCTGCTGCTGATCACGACGATCACGACCATGATCGTCGCCTCGCCGCACCATCTGCCGCTCGCGGCGCTCATCCTGACGGTGCTCGGCGGGACCCTCGCGGCGGGGTCCGCGAACGCATTCAACATGTACGTCGACCGGGATATCGACGCCATCATGCGCCGGACGTGCCTGCGCCCGGTGCCGGCCGGCCGCGTCCGCCCGTCGCAGGCGGTGACCTTCGGGGTGGTCACCGGCTGCCTCTCGATGGCGGTAATGGCGTTCGGCGTGAACCTGCTCGCGGCCGCGCTGTCCACGGCCGGCATCTTGTTCTACGTGGGCGTGTACACCCTGTGGCTCAAGCGCGCGACTCCGCAGAACATCGTGATTGGCGGCGCCGCGGGCGCCGTCCCGCCGCTGGTCGGCTGGGCCGCGGCGACGGGCCGCATCGAGGCGCCGGCCGTGGCGCTCTTCGCCATCGTATTTCTGTGGACGCCGCCGCACTTCTGGGCACTGGCGCTCGGCAAGGCCGACGACTACCGCGCGGCCGGGGTGCCGATGCTGCCGGTGGTGCGGGGAGACGCGGAGACGCGCCGGCAGATCTTCGTCTACTCGCTCGTCCTGGCCGCCGCCACCCTCGCGCTCTACGTGCCGCTCCACGCGCTCGGACCGGCCTACGCCATTGCCGCCGTCGCGCTCGACGCGGTCTTCGTGGGCCTGGCGTGGGCCGTCCTGGCCCTCCGCCGGCCCGGCCTC includes the following:
- a CDS encoding heme o synthase, which encodes MIEPTPPPIWLFRAFAVTTAVAAYLLVLLGGLVRITGAGLACPDWPLCHGRLVPPLEGLVLIEYGHRLLAASVSVLVLLTAVLAWRVRRAVPGSGRLALTVLVLVAVQIVLGGLTVKWRLTPGLVATHLGVAMLFLAGLLAQASNALRPTGASAPAGFRRLALGAAAATFVMILIGGYVGSSGAALACPSLPFCRGGVVLPPDAPSQIHMLHRFWALVVTALVVWTAVAATRLRVRRLVVAAHLALLCVVLQIAAGVLNVATRLAPAVQSVHLGLAAALFAALVVATALAGPAPEPAAAASRRSHSPAGARRPMPTIAGGSIDEPIAADALGWAEEENRTPLARAAATARDYLALMKPRIILLLLITTITTMIVASPHHLPLAALILTVLGGTLAAGSANAFNMYVDRDIDAIMRRTCLRPVPAGRVRPSQAVTFGVVTGCLSMAVMAFGVNLLAAALSTAGILFYVGVYTLWLKRATPQNIVIGGAAGAVPPLVGWAAATGRIEAPAVALFAIVFLWTPPHFWALALGKADDYRAAGVPMLPVVRGDAETRRQIFVYSLVLAAATLALYVPLHALGPAYAIAAVALDAVFVGLAWAVLALRRPGLEMALFGYSILYLGLLFTAMVIDRLV